The genome window GCTCTGTATATTGTTTTTCTCTGTACAATCAGCGGAACTCTCCTTTCTCAGCACAGAGGGGCAAAAAATTGTCAATCAGGAGGGGGATGAGGTGGCTCTTCAGGGGGTTGCCTTTGGTAATGAGGTCTGGACTGATGAGATTATTACCCGCACACATCACGACGAACGGGATTTTGCACGGGTAAAGCGCATGGGTATGAATGCCGTGCGTTTTTACCTTCACTATGAGACCTTCATAGAATCACGCTCTCCCCTTGTTTTCCGCGAAGAAGGGTGGGAGTGGCTGGAGGATAACATCAGATGGGCTGAAGATAATTCCGTATATCTGATTCTCAATATGCATGTTCCCCCCGGAGGGTTTCAATCAAATAATGAAGGTGCAAAGCTCTGGACAGATCCAGACAATCAATATCTTCTGACTGCCCTATGGTATGAAATAGCCAGACGATATACAGACGAACCGGTGATAGCAGGATTTGATCTGCTCAATGAACCGGTAGTAACAGACAGTATCGGTCAGTGGAAAAATCTTTCCCGGCGCTTGATTGATACCATACGGAGTGTCAACAGCAACCACATTGTAATTGTTGAAAATGTACTTGCAGTAGGAGATGATTATACAAAAAATGAGGTCATGAATTTTTTTGAAGTGAAAGATG of Chitinivibrio alkaliphilus ACht1 contains these proteins:
- a CDS encoding glycoside hydrolase family 5 protein produces the protein MVLVGVSLCILFFSVQSAELSFLSTEGQKIVNQEGDEVALQGVAFGNEVWTDEIITRTHHDERDFARVKRMGMNAVRFYLHYETFIESRSPLVFREEGWEWLEDNIRWAEDNSVYLILNMHVPPGGFQSNNEGAKLWTDPDNQYLLTALWYEIARRYTDEPVIAGFDLLNEPVVTDSIGQWKNLSRRLIDTIRSVNSNHIVIVENVLAVGDDYTKNEVMNFFEVKD